In the Gossypium arboreum isolate Shixiya-1 chromosome 10, ASM2569848v2, whole genome shotgun sequence genome, one interval contains:
- the LOC108454761 gene encoding protein PHR1-LIKE 3 isoform X1 codes for MYSAIRSLPLDGRVGDYQGSLDGTNLPGDACLVLTTDPKPRLRWTAELHERFVDAVTQLGGPDKATPKTIMRTMGVKGLTLYHLKSHLQKYRLGKQSCKESIDNSKDASCVAESQDTGSSTTSSSRMVAQDLNDGYQVTEALRAQMEVQRKLHEQLEVQHRLQLRIEAQSKYLQSMLEKACKALNDQDQAASTGLEAAREELSELAIKVSNDCQGMIPPHDNIKLPSLSELAVVLENNRTSNMPGRIGDCSVESCLTSSGSPVSSQAGIMKKRPRSMFGNGEPLPLDGNIRQEIEWGMPNIS; via the exons ATGTACTCGGCTATTCGGTCGTTACCATTAGATGGAAGGGTGGGAGATTATCAAGGCTCGCTTGATGGTACAAACTTGCCTGGTGATGCTTGTTTGGTCTTAACAACCGATCCTAAGCCCCGACTCCGATGGACCGCCGAGCTCCATGAACGTTTCGTCGATGCTGTTACTCAACTTGGCGGCCCTGACA AAGCAACCCCAAAGACTATTATGAGAACAATGGGAGTAAAAGGCCTTACCCTCTATCACTTGAAATCACATCTTCAG AAATATCGGCTGGGGAAGCAATCGTGCAAGGAATCAATTGATAACTCTAAGGATG CATCTTGTGTTGCAGAAAGTCAGGACACTGGTTCATCTACAACATCGTCGTCAAGAATGGTAGCGCAAGATCTGAACGA TGGTTACCAGGTAACTGAAGCTCTACGAGCACAAATGGAAGTGCAACGAAAACTGCATGAACAGTTGGAG GtacaacatcgccttcaactTCGGATTGAAGCACAAAGCAAATACCTACAGTCAATGCTCGAGAAAGCCTGCAAAGCTCTGAACGATCAAGATCAAGCTGCTTCCACAGGTCTGGAAGCTGCAAGAGAAGAGCTATCGGAACTGGCTATTAAGGTTTCCAATGATTGTCAAGGGATGATCCCTCCTCATGATAACATTAAACTGCCTTCCTTGTCTGAACTTGCAGTAGTTTTAGAGAACAACAGAACATCCAATATGCCAGGTCGGATTGGTGATTGCTCGGTCGAAAGCTGCTTGACTTCGAGTGGAAGCCCGGTGAGTTCACAGGCTGGTATCATGAAGAAGAGGCCAAGATCCATGTTTGGAAATGGAGAGCCTCTGCCTTTGGATGGCAATATAAGGCAAGAAATAGAATGGGGGATGCCTAATATTAGTTGA
- the LOC108454761 gene encoding protein PHR1-LIKE 3 isoform X2, translating to MYSAIRSLPLDGRVGDYQGSLDGTNLPGDACLVLTTDPKPRLRWTAELHERFVDAVTQLGGPDKATPKTIMRTMGVKGLTLYHLKSHLQKYRLGKQSCKESIDNSKDESQDTGSSTTSSSRMVAQDLNDGYQVTEALRAQMEVQRKLHEQLEVQHRLQLRIEAQSKYLQSMLEKACKALNDQDQAASTGLEAAREELSELAIKVSNDCQGMIPPHDNIKLPSLSELAVVLENNRTSNMPGRIGDCSVESCLTSSGSPVSSQAGIMKKRPRSMFGNGEPLPLDGNIRQEIEWGMPNIS from the exons ATGTACTCGGCTATTCGGTCGTTACCATTAGATGGAAGGGTGGGAGATTATCAAGGCTCGCTTGATGGTACAAACTTGCCTGGTGATGCTTGTTTGGTCTTAACAACCGATCCTAAGCCCCGACTCCGATGGACCGCCGAGCTCCATGAACGTTTCGTCGATGCTGTTACTCAACTTGGCGGCCCTGACA AAGCAACCCCAAAGACTATTATGAGAACAATGGGAGTAAAAGGCCTTACCCTCTATCACTTGAAATCACATCTTCAG AAATATCGGCTGGGGAAGCAATCGTGCAAGGAATCAATTGATAACTCTAAGGATG AAAGTCAGGACACTGGTTCATCTACAACATCGTCGTCAAGAATGGTAGCGCAAGATCTGAACGA TGGTTACCAGGTAACTGAAGCTCTACGAGCACAAATGGAAGTGCAACGAAAACTGCATGAACAGTTGGAG GtacaacatcgccttcaactTCGGATTGAAGCACAAAGCAAATACCTACAGTCAATGCTCGAGAAAGCCTGCAAAGCTCTGAACGATCAAGATCAAGCTGCTTCCACAGGTCTGGAAGCTGCAAGAGAAGAGCTATCGGAACTGGCTATTAAGGTTTCCAATGATTGTCAAGGGATGATCCCTCCTCATGATAACATTAAACTGCCTTCCTTGTCTGAACTTGCAGTAGTTTTAGAGAACAACAGAACATCCAATATGCCAGGTCGGATTGGTGATTGCTCGGTCGAAAGCTGCTTGACTTCGAGTGGAAGCCCGGTGAGTTCACAGGCTGGTATCATGAAGAAGAGGCCAAGATCCATGTTTGGAAATGGAGAGCCTCTGCCTTTGGATGGCAATATAAGGCAAGAAATAGAATGGGGGATGCCTAATATTAGTTGA